AAAGGATGATAAAATGTAGTGAAGTTAGTTTCTCAAGTAAGATAATAggtaatgttttattaaattttgataactATTTCATCAAGGTTCTTTTTAATATGATATGGTTAATGTTTTCAGCACCATTCTTATTTTAAAGTATACCCGTATATGATCAGATATATCTAATGATATTAGAACGAATTACACGAAAGGGGTATTATTCGTGTTGACATTCTATCTTTAATTTTTGGATTCCTCATTTAATGTGCTACCATCAGTCAGAAACACAACTTGTGTGTTCTACCTTAATGTTcgatgtatttatatttataatgcgtattttttaaatatatttacggttttacaaaagaaatggaaagttttaaaaatgtataatttctaTTTTTCGTGTATTTTTAGAAGAAAATAAATCTCtaatttgatatgtttaattttttctGCGTTGGTTTTATGTTGCTGCTAACTCATAGTTATTATTTGATGAAGTATATTCAATTTTAGCAAGGAGCCTTTTTATTTGCTTGATGATTTATGTTATCATCTCATAAGGTAAGTTATGACGACGATATTTGTAGCATTGCCTTTGATTGGCATATTTAACGGCGAATTGATGTAATTTAAAACGAGTCTCAAAAGAAAGATCCCACAGGATTATATTGGATTAAAGCAACTCAAATAgattatgttatggagatataacgtTAAACTCAGAGTTTACTCTCGTCACAAATCTCTTCACTAATTTTTGTGCTATTTATCCATAACATTAACATCTATTTAAGTTAAAGGCACACTACCTTTCTGGAGCAAAAAAAAGGTTTCTAAAAACTAAAATAGCACTAGAAAATATCTATCGATGGTCTTAGATGgagtaacaacaccaaacatattcaagatttcctgcgtaatacatgattacattgtagataaatttcgctgttttgccttctgacggagtgataatcaactaccgggTGGTATCTAAGAAgacggtgggaaacataagatgacccgcgttataaaaattagcattatatttatttgaattaaattgttcagaagcgAAGTGTAGTATTTaaggtaagttaataacttttgtgattctatgaaattatcgatctcgttttacattcccatttaaaaaaattaaagccgtttcggaaaggcaGTGACCCTTTAATTCTTAAATATCACAATAAGATGTAATAGGAATATCAGGTGATATAAGgaagtaaaaaaagaaaagacatTAGTTATGTACTGCAAACCACAATGGGAATTGacattgtaaatacaaaagACTTTGTTACACAATCAATCGAACAATGAAGTCAATCGTGCTTACTAAACtttgttttaatattacatgtttataatgttagtgtaataaaacatatgtatacTCATCATACAATTCAGACATATTATCCGCAAATCAACTCAAAAACATGTTAACTAAATGATCATATGTTACGaaaatttaaagtgaatagtcggtcaaagaaaaccagtctaaatgcgttcattggccttccaaaagttctcacatattaatacgacagtcaagttctgcttagtttcccagttctgaccattaaaagtaaagaaaagttgaaagcattgaaagcgaggctgcgaggaaatgtaaccacggacattgTGAGCCGGAGGACgatttagaatttccatactttaaattaatttcttcgtacgcagacagattttgacgagagattttatttttccatttcataagaaattatactggatacattcacaccatttttaccgactttagccatccttgcccgactgttacGAAAATTTAAGCCTATTGGatagtaaataaatatcaaaaacaaatatcaagaAGCATtaaaaaacgaaataaaaaacGAATGTTCACTGTATTTGTAACGTTCATTTCCTTTATAGATTTAAACATATAGTgcatattacaattatttttaattgattaatttgttAAGTTACATATTAGATTTCTATAAAAAacgaacaaatgaaaaaaactgAATATATTAAATGCATAACTTATTAGCATACATACTTTCAATGATACACTTGATGTCTTTTCCAGACTTGCATTTGTAGAAAattacattcacacacacatgGAACGTCATTCTCAATTACAACTTCACATGAACGGTTCATAATACGTATCCAGACAAAATGCACATCTTCCCTactttacataaacaataacatacaagCAGGATTACATACTAAGGAACCTAACATATAAAATTGAACACTTTCTTAGCTTTACATACACTTTACACATAATTAGCATgacatatataaaattacatataaaaatgaTCGCTTTCCACACCATAATAAACCTAACAGATTTTATTGCAAGGTACTCTTGTGAATCAGAGTTACCTTTCTTTACCCATTTATTCACTTCAATTTTCCACAGTGAATCCAATTCCATGCCTGCAGATATCGTCATGATCCACACACATAGTAAAAAACCGTCAAAAGTCACGCTTGTACTCATTACAGTATATTGTATGACGTACACAGATACATGAAAGACATAGGGTATCATCAACAAGATGTAATTCCCGTTCCCTTACAAATTCACTCGTTCAACAAATTGCATATCAAAGCATAAAGTCTACTCAGCCGTTGTATACTTATATATGCCCTTGTGGGTAGTTATCAATTATGACGTCTTAATTTTTGAGCGGACCTCGCGTCCTTTTCTTTTACAATTACAttcttatgtacatgtacgacgTTGTCACAATCAATAACGACCCGTGAAGACagataatatgcaaatacggaattgGTGAATGTCACTACAATATTTCTAagatggaaatatatataagtattgaGCATGTCccgtaaagaaaacaaaatttcaaaaaagtaGTGAAATTACAGTGTATACTAGCGGCAGTCAAACTGTATCTTAGTTGAATCCAATTTAAGTTTTGTTACTTCAGTTACTACATAAATATGGGttatactttttttataaagtAGTATATCATTCTTTTTCCTTTCAGATGCAACACCTTCATACCTCATAAAATCTCAATGTAGTATGAGCAAATAAAAAGAACTTAACATTAAATCTTATGTGCTGTATAATCTCCAAAATCATAGTTATAAAAACAAACTCTTTAAAATTCACATATCTGGTACATTAATAAGTTGATCTTTTACTTCCTATCGCATACATCTCTCATCCATGGTGCTGGCATCCGCTGTGGAAAACGTCTTGAAAGTCTTCTTGTTCTTTGGCTTACCTTATAATACCTACAATAAAGGCAAGAACTTTGTCACCGTCCACCAGAATTGAAACAATTCCCGAAATAATGGCTGGTTGCCTTGATTTTGCAATAAGTTTTAGTACAATATAACTACTTACATATCATCTTTTAGGAAGTAGATAGCCTGGTCAGCCCAAGTTACAGCAGCATCTGGAGAATCCGGCACACCTTTCCAGAACTTGTTAATATCATACTGTCTACGGCCGATAACATCGTCATGCCAAACGCTCCATTCCCAAAATTTAGTTTTCTGAAACACAATAAATATAGATTTTGAAGCATGAGGAAGAAGACAGAAATACAATGGTTAAAATGGTGtggtatttttcaaatttcCGTAAAAACATTATACGTTGTATGTTTTAAACTCTttctttatttgaatttttgatacaacaatatattacataattgaTATGAaagatttaaatgtttttatttcatttcaattgtGATTGCACCATAAATCTGGAAAGTTGCAATGACGAAATGGAAAAAAGGCATATATAACTGATGAAATCTAGGCAAAGcgaacacatcatatatattatcGATCAAAATCCATGCTAAACTTAGATAGGAAACCTTTGAATTTTTCTGCTCATTTCTTATGTTTTCTATTCAAGCATAGAGAAGTAACTTACCCCAAACAAATAGATCCGTCGGTTTCTGTAACCCTTGATGCTGACAGCAGCCCTAGGCGACTCGCCATTTTCATGCGTCAGTACCTTTTTCGGAAAACCGTAATccagtttttgttttgtgtaacgCCAAACATAGCTATCTATAATAAGAACAAaagcaaaatttcattttataatttagGAAACGATAATGGCGCAAACTTATACAAAATAGCCTACTCTTATCGATATGTAATACCAAACTAGGCCTGTACTGTGACTATATGCAGGTATCTTCTAAACATACGAAcatacaatatttcaaaattaatgaaaacaaaatttcaaaatgaaaatatacaatttatggCAATGCATAGCCTGCAATAAATCACAGTGCAAGTATTGGTTGATATTCACAATATTATTTTTCGATTTATATCGAAATAAAAAGCAATCGAACTACTATACGTTTAGCAATACGAAACGAATATCAACGAATCGAATCTCTGATACGATTTTACATGATAAACAGACAatctttttaataaattaaactgTTAGGTGTTTAAAACAAACTAAATATGTTTGAGAAACACTAAGTTGTCCATGCCAAAAAACCAAAATTTTACCTTTGAATAGATACGTTCTTCCTTTGAAGTAAGTTGCCGCTCCCACTGGAATAGGGGCGTCTGGGTAAACTGACCTCAGCGCTAAGGACTTCCGGTTGCCTGATCGTCTATCAGCTTGAAACAACGTATCGTTTACTATTATGCTGATAAAACCATCGTTTCCTGGAAAGCGAAAGGAAAACGTTTTAAGTCAACAATAAAAGACATTTAAAGTAATCAAGAGGTAAAGAGAGCCTTATCTCTAGCCTGGTGTCTTAGGTCCAGCAACTATAATagtactatatacatgtactgtataggtTTGTGTAGGTTGAGCGCCTTATGTTTATGCTGTCAGGCTCTGTCCTGCCAGAAGGCCTCTGTTTCATgatcttattgtttttgttcGTTCTAAATGTTATGTTCCTCCTAAAGATTCACTTGATACTGCCTAACATTTGTCCTTCAGTTGAGTACTCATCCGGTGTAATAGGTTATGTTTCTACCATGACACATTATACTCTATAGAAACTGTAGTTTCTACTCATACTCATCTTCAGTTTACATGGAATTATCATTATTGTATTGGGGCGTACTGGCTGCTCGATATCTTTGGCGACATGCTTCATAGGAAAAACAAGCATGTATCCACAAATTAAATCACGACCAATGTTTCACTTTGACATGGCTATTCAATTTGTAAATTCTGTGCCGCTTATGATTCTCACCAATGAAAGTAGCGTCGACATCTTGGCATGATGAAAGCTTGTTGAGTGTCGGCCTCGGCGCGGCAGTTGTTGTATCAGGTCTGTAGTTTGGTCTAGATCTCGTTGTACTGCTTATTGTGGGTCTGTTTGATGTCCTTGTAACGACATTGCGTCGAACAGGCGGAATTGGCTTTGATCCTAAATCATCcagatttaaaataaatgttagtCATACCTTTTGTAAACATATAACAAAACCGCTAATACCTGTGTTATATTTGCAAGAGCAATCGCTTTCCTCTTCATTGGCATGATAGCAAGATTCTCGAATTTATTACTAGTAGAAATATGAGGTCATAAGTGGCAGATTTGAATTTCATCAAAATACTACAAAACAGACGTCCAGTTGTCTTTATGTTCTGCAATAGATGTTCCGTATCTTTTATCGTCATACTAATATCTGGTTGAGCCATCTACATTTTAGAGGTTAATGACACCAGATTTTGCCAGCTTTGGCGAGCAAAAGTTAAAACTTTAAGACGACTTCTATTAAATACTAAAACCATTATTCTTAATTCGAAACGTACTGTGAACATCCCACCAGACAAATTAATTTCATCAAACTATGCTAgaataatgacgtcacttcATATTTCGTGAGTTAAGTTATATCATCCTCTGTCACGATGTCAAGAGTGATTCCTTTCATATCACATTACACTAGTGACTTATGTATACAAACATGGTATGTAAGAAGTCACTGAATATCAGGCGGActatgtaaaatcaaaatccaTATATCTACGTACCATATATAGATTGAACTGCAAAGATGTCCTTCTGAGTAAGCTCTGTCCTTCTGGCAGAGAAGAAGGCCGACATAACACTGTTGTATTCAGCGGAATGGTCAAGTCCAATAGCGTGTCCGAATTCGTGTATGGCCACAGCCAAGAGGTCAGGGTTAGTCATATTTCCTCTACCGTCCCGACTCCAGTCTTCGTCGTCATCGAAGTGAGTGTCACCAGAAAGAGGCTGTGGCCCGGGTCGGAAAGCATGAGCAAGTGTCATTCCTGGAACAGGTTTCAATAGTTTGGTTATAATTTATGAAGGGAAACTTCAATACTACGTTGTAtctttttataacaatagaattcttaataaaataaaacaactaaAAACTTCGTGCTAACCGTAATACTATGAaaggttttttattgttttttttcattttttttttatttttaatatttttaataatttttcattttttttttttttttttttaatttatttcttttaattatttatattttttgtaatcgtttatttttcaaatcatGTTCAGAACGATTATTAACGGTTCAATAAAAGagattgaaaattttatttataaaggAAATCGTAAATTTGATGTTTTTCCTTTTCTATATATGTAACTTATGTAAAGTTGTGACTGACACACAAACTTGTATCATTCATTAATTGGCGTACCTCTTCCATCAAATCCATTGTAGTAACCGTCACCATGGATACCCCGCGCAAACTTGATAACGATATCCGGATTGTCTATCGTGAACTTGAAATATCTCGGTATGACACGTGACCATATCATGAAGGCCGTCTTAAACGTCTTCCTGTGAAATGATACCAAAAACTGTAGAATAAAAGAACTGCTAATTTGTTTTTTCTGCTTCTGCTAAGCGCTTAGCATCACGGAAATGGGACTATTTCACtcagatagcactataaaaaggacaagagttaaTACAAAACAAGAAATGATTTCGGAATGATATTGTGTGATTCATTACTGTTTATAGTTCAACTCATTTTTATTCAGAAATATGTGTTCATAAACGATAGGCTGTGTTAACTTTGTAAAAGGTTGTTAGTTGCTCAGTTCAGAAATTACAAGATTATTTTACCATTGTTTGTATCTCGgcattttttgtgaaaatttgacTGGTCTCCATGTGATAATATTCTGTTTCCAGCCTGGACCTGAAATATATAAATCGATTACTAAAACCCATTCGTCTATTAAAATGGTAAGTATGATGAAGAAAGGCTTTAAGCTATATTATCCTTTTGTATTTTCTGCTTTTAAAGTGCATGTAGTAATTGTTTCGTTCAGGTAACCATCATTTCATCATTGTTTTCTTCATTTGACTAATTTCGATTTTAGAAACTATGAAATATGATTTCCTATTTATGTTTATACGCATGTGTATTACCATAAGACGTTTGCCGTTTCCTTCTTCTTTGTAAGTCTGGATGAACGTCATCCGGAATTCCACATCGAGGCTCAGCCATTTTTTGTACAGTTCTACGGTTCAGCCTTCCAGTCTCGCGAAGACCATTGAAATGTTGAAAGGATCTTAATAATGTAGAAATCGAGAGAGaaattgaaagatattttattcAACTGAAGATTTTTAGTTAATTATGTTTCTGAAAATAAAGTTTGGTTGGTGGTTTGCTGAGTAACGTCTTTCAATAGTTTATGTCATTTAGCTACCGCCTAGTATGAAAACGGTTGGATGTGTGTATCAATTTATgctttgggaggctgtggtatgttaatGTTTGGCGTCTTGAAATAGTGAAACTTAGTAGTGCTATTCCACTGAAGTCTGCCACCAAAGACATCTCATTCCACCCGGTCGCATTATCTGTTCATATAACGAAAAAAGCTACATGGCGTTACCTTTTGAACCCAAATTTTCttctaaatattttatcatctaCCTCCTATGTGGGTTATTTCAATTCTCTTTCAGAAGCTACACATTTCTGTGATTTATCGCCGATAGCATTAATCAGTGAGATAGTGTGGTGGTGTTATGCCCGGCAGGACTAGAGAAATTTAAGAGTGCACGTGGCTCGCGCGTGATAcacaaaacaacatatttttaatatcaaCATAGACAGTGCTCAACCAAAACTGTTACATGCCACCTCGGACATAAGTGATATCACATAATCCACTACCGTAGTGCATGTAGACTTGGTGTCATCGTTAAAATTCCATTGAAGATTGATAGAACTGAACCATCAAAATACAGCTAATTATTTAGTTCTTGCTATATCCGATCTTCAAATTATTGTCTGAATACGTTTGTAGTATACTTAACGATAACAATAAGTCGGAGATCGCTTTGGTGCTGCGTAAATGCAACAAAcaaatatgatgttaaatgatgtaatacataataataatttgataaagGATACAGAGCATTGTTATCTCCATCCTCATGTTTTATGACATTAACCTTTGCTTTAGTATTGGGAGATTTTAGTTTTAGTTTTAGTTTTGTCGAGTGAAAATGAAACTCTTAAAAAGCATTTCAAACATGTTTGTAATGAATTAAGGTAATTTGAAAATTCTGTGTTGCCAAATTGTACGTATTGTAAATTCAAGTAGGTCAGGTTTTGATGCAAAATCTCAAAAGGAGGAAGTCAACTTGCTGAGACAAATTTATTTCCTAACGTCACAATATTGTCCCTATGATATGACTGATAATACATTTCCGTCTAGCACAGCCAGAGGTATTAAATACGAGCGATGTAAGCAGAATATGGAAGGTATGAATTACATTGTAACTAGAAGAAAGTCGATTGTATAGATATGtgtttctcccatacttgacataGTTATCCCCCgattgctagggaaaagataccTCTTTCTGATTTGTCACCGGTTTTAGCCATGAGAGATTCTTTTGTAAACCCCTAGTGTATGACAGGTTGCATTTTTAAAACCTCTAGTGTAGCAATTACGTGACGTAACAGGGATATATCAACCCGAGTGAAATATTTTGGCCGCCAAACTTCGGCAAGCCTAGGTTTCACCAGCCAAAATcgttcactcgggttgagatatgtctgtccacttgacagacccatgtaagattctattattctgtGTGTAATTGCAAGGCTGATATGAAATAgtcattatacattttatatcgtTACTATGGTAAGATGGTGACCTTGGCAATCACGAGGTTTACTAAAGGATCATACGCGTTATTAACGTAATGCTGAAGAATCAAGCGATAAGTATAACGGTGCCCCTATCAGTAATTGAATTACACCGTGAAGCTACCATAAGATTAAGTCATATCCTTTTAATAGTAATACCGTATCCTAAATTACCCTACATCttaccaaataaatatttgtaaataagtCTGAACTACTTACAAGATGGCCTCTCTTCTTTGTTTCCTATACACATGTCTTTCGTTGTCAAGGTAACCATATTTCAAAAGGTAACCCTGTAATGAAAGGACAGTGAAATTAATCAACAATCTAATATTACAATGGAGAATTCTTCTTTAAGGTGGCTTATTTCTTACAACGTTAAACGAAGTAGTCCCTTACGATGTTGGAATATAAACATCCTTCCAGTGTCTTAGTGGggttttttcatattttgatacattACATAGGTACAATAATTTAAATGCGTAAACATTGATACACTAtcgttaaaaaaaactttaagatttctttttaaaacaacgccatatatatatatgcatttttaaCATATGAATCAATCCAATACCGATATGGCAACTTATTTCGTAAGCacatataattacatttctAATTagcaaatgaaataaacatgatGTTCTATCGCCACAAGAACATGACTGAGTTACAGTCCATTTTGGATAAATACCATTACAGATGATGATATTAATGTGTGCAGTATTACAACAGGTGCTCATTAGACAGGTGCCCTTCCTCTGTACAGCCTGTACCGACAATGTTAATTCGTGAGGAGATATGGTATTCACATGTCAGTTTCATAAACACAAGGTGATACTGATTACCAGAATCACATTTCTCGTACCTGTTACTTCCTACTAACCAAACGGATATCGACATAGTACGTGCCCATGAACTCCTAACGGATTGGACAGGGCATGTGGTATTTTAATTTAAGCTTGATAGGatttcaacaaattatattAAACCATATTTCATGTAGTGTTTCAGGTTGAgttcaatgatattttacagatGAACTTACGGGTGAACTTTGTTGTAGTTAATGTTCATTGATAAGTTACAAGGTTCTGTGTACATCAGGAAAAGCATTTTTTAAACCTTTAAATCCTATATTTCATGTGATAGCTACTATACAATTATTAACTACAAATACGAAGTTTCCACTGTTTTTTTAAAAGTTGACATTAAAAGGGCATTTGATGCATTGATGCCCTTTATTTATTATTCAGTAAACATTAATGATTGTGTGTACGGATTTCTGACACACATCGGCAATAGTACACAACatcacaatatgaaatattagtATTTGAGAAGTTACTACCGAAGAAAACATTAAGCCATGCCCGATTGCAATAATCATGTTTCACAAAGGATTTAGCTGTTATTTGTACACCTGCTCAACAAAATTTTGCATATCTGTCACAAACCTCTTTATAGCTCCTCATGTTTTCAAGTATTTCAGATCATTACTTGTATTCAATATTAGCTTTGGCCATACATCTTCATTTCTTAAGATTAGATCTATTTACAACCATGCGTAACTTACAGTTGAATAAACAAACACTGCTCTTAAACAAAGCTTTAGACTTAAAGGCCACTGTAGTAAACACACGTTATCTGATCCCatattataaatactgtactATTTCACCTTTTTAAAAATCAAGATAAGTGTCGGTTGAAACTTCAAAATAAATCTGAAGATCCGGACCGACCTGATATACTTCTATATCACTgattatttaaggaatatacTTTTAttctcaaaatacaaaataaaaatatattccttatatttacagtttttcacgtaaattaatattatttattctcgagacatttgaatatttttattaaaatacccttATTTtgttctctcccgtcatcgtcaacgaattcgattgaacagctgattggaatcgagtcatttaTATGTTCCCAACAAAAGTTGGGTCATGACCCCATATTGCTACGTcagcgactattcccgtaacaatagaatcgccgcatgtgttgtactatcattatacactgataatgataatactagaaagcatggttattgagtccatgtcagtgcaaactgttaatataaagaaatgatatatttcGTTAATATGACCGTTCTCCTTCAATCAGCCGCCCTGAATGAAGGGCGTTTAGGATGGTGTCTGCTGTTAGAATTACAATTGAACGAAATCGCTGTTTCCTTTCTCTGCCTTGAAATCACCATATTTGAGTAGCCTATGGAAAGACTTATTTTGTGTCGATTGGCCGACACAAACAAGTCAATAAGATATTAGTCTTTCCTTGCCTAACGGACAGCATAAGGGGCATAGTTGATACTGCAGGGGTTACttttactgtcgttatatccacccatgaactcatagtgaaattgatggCTCTTTATGTGAGTAGGTGGTTTggtcttttgatgtgcatcaaaagaATAGAATaacgatacactgtggttgaccgtgtggctttgaatttgggcgTCGCTCTGTCAGTTACCTTCAAAGGAAATATGCCAAAGCTTTACAGACAATCGTATGTATCTTATAATGCGCACTATAATACACTTTAATTTTAGTGCTTTATCAATGGGTACCTGATTTAAAGTTATTTCGatgaatataaataacaaacattATATGAACCATCATCAACGCTAATATATATACTAGTTTTATCAAATACATCAAAAACATATTGTGAAACGTATCCTATTCAACATTGAAAATGTTAACCTAATTCCGGTGTGAGTTAGGCCTATTCGGCAATCATAgatcattaatatattttattactttGGTTAATAGACCGTTTAAAGTCCATATACCCTACTTCGATAGATAAAAATCGAAATTAAAAATTGAGATAATTAGATCAATACTAAAACATCGTCATATACATATCCAAATggtatttaattaatttcaagGGTAAAAAATTTACTGtaagtttttttatatgaaacatTAAAAGACTCTAAATAATATGCATGTGACGAACTATTTAATTGAAGTACCTATAATAAATAAAGTGTAGGTCACGGCAGTGCCATGATATTACTGTAAATCAGGTTTTTGCGCGGATTGATTTCCGCGATTTTATTCACCCCACCCACGGTGTACGAGTAATATAATCGCACTCGAAAATAAGATGGTTTTCAGTGGAGTCTGATGTCTAAACAATCTTATGGTATTTTCGTTGTTTAAAGGGGAAAATATCGCGAAAAGTATGCAATTTTATGGTATTATCCTGGTTTAAAGAGGAACAAATCACGAAAAATATGCAAGAGAACTTTTACGctgcaaaaaatatatttgctggaaaatattttttctgtacatGTCATAAATTAATCTTCTGTAGCTTTTCACATTTACAGTTGATACACTTTAGATTTCGAGATaccttttttcaaatttcatttagcATAAATTGATCGAAATTCAGTCGCATTTGTCAAGCACTATCGACATTGAAGTTATTCAAGTGACTCTAGTTTGATCAAAGACTTGTGACAAAGATCAGGTGAATTCAAACGTATTGATTCATCAAATAGTGGTTTAACGTATGAATGCAGGCGAGTTAACCCGGTCAAAGAGACAATGATCAAACAAATTCGACTGTATTAATGCGCTGATCAAAATCATTTGCGTAAACAAATGTTGAATGTTAAATTTAATAACATTCTATAAGTATTTCTGCTATATTTACATCTTACCATCTGATGGTTCGGAAATAAAATGCAGGGTATCAGTAAAAGTAATAATTGCGAGATATTAGTAATTACGACTCCATTTATGATATAAAGTATGCAGAACCTCTATTTTAGCATGTATCGTTTTCCCTATCCCTCAGATCAGTTTTCATATCTTCGCAAAGACCTTAATTCTTATTGCCCTTATTATCGATAGAATAGTCCGTCACGTTTTAGATATTACCACATGCTGTGAAAAGTCCTGTTTGAATCATATGTTCCGGAAAAGAAGtataagaatatatatacaaaaagggTAAGGATTTGGTATCTCTCCAAAAgtacaatatatcatatttcCCAGTACGAGTACATAAATGAACGAGTGGCACAGTACATATCTACCTAATAACTTAAGCACTTGGTGACCTCTTTGACGTAGACCGGATGGTTGGGAGTAGTCACAACACGGGGGCTTTTCATCTAATTGATTTGCTTTAAATTGACAATTCTTGAGTTTTAGA
This genomic window from Argopecten irradians isolate NY chromosome 11, Ai_NY, whole genome shotgun sequence contains:
- the LOC138335787 gene encoding matrix metalloproteinase-14-like, coding for MKGCNIFVLGGLFLVNVVLLPILAAVIPDTRTSNTGNGNGVKSRVHRHHMHPSKLSMAEGYLLKYGYLDNERHVYRKQRREAILSFQHFNGLRETGRLNRRTVQKMAEPRCGIPDDVHPDLQRRRKRQTSYGPGWKQNIITWRPVKFSQKMPRYKQWKTFKTAFMIWSRVIPRYFKFTIDNPDIVIKFARGIHGDGYYNGFDGRGMTLAHAFRPGPQPLSGDTHFDDDEDWSRDGRGNMTNPDLLAVAIHEFGHAIGLDHSAEYNSVMSAFFSARRTELTQKDIFAVQSIYGSKPIPPVRRNVVTRTSNRPTISSTTRSRPNYRPDTTTAAPRPTLNKLSSCQDVDATFIGNDGFISIIVNDTLFQADRRSGNRKSLALRSVYPDAPIPVGAATYFKGRTYLFKDSYVWRYTKQKLDYGFPKKVLTHENGESPRAAVSIKGYRNRRIYLFGKTKFWEWSVWHDDVIGRRQYDINKFWKGVPDSPDAAVTWADQAIYFLKDDMYYKVSQRTRRLSRRFPQRMPAPWMRDVCDRK